In bacterium, the following proteins share a genomic window:
- the alr gene encoding alanine racemase — protein MEYRTVAQINLKAIGHNVACIRKIVGKDRKILAAVKANAYGHGDAETAKTAVKCGVDYLGVANIEEAIHLRRADINIPILILGCSFKYEIGDILSYNISPTIADLDFAEALNRKAKEFPNKVAVHVKIDTGMGRIGSHFEHAVDFVKEIAKLENLFLEGIFTHFPSSDEADKSFSLLQIKRFKDILDKLENSGILIPIRHMANSGAILSENIHDSFFDMVRPGLMLYGAYPSPYVSKDIKLEPALTLKTRVVFIKDVKRGSTISYGRTHITKSKARLAAIPVGYGDGYSRLLSNKGEVLIKGKRAPIVGRVCMDQLIVDVSRISEVCVGDEVVLIGKQGRGQISAEEIAEKIGTIPNEVFCMISKRVPRVYGKN, from the coding sequence ATGGAATACCGCACTGTTGCACAGATTAACTTAAAAGCTATAGGACATAACGTTGCCTGCATAAGAAAAATAGTAGGTAAAGATAGAAAAATTCTTGCAGCAGTTAAGGCAAATGCTTATGGACACGGAGATGCAGAGACAGCAAAAACCGCAGTAAAATGTGGCGTTGACTATCTTGGTGTTGCCAATATTGAAGAAGCTATCCACCTGCGCAGAGCGGATATAAATATACCGATTTTAATACTTGGCTGTTCATTTAAATATGAAATAGGGGATATCCTTTCATATAATATAAGTCCAACTATAGCAGACCTGGACTTTGCAGAAGCATTGAATAGAAAAGCAAAAGAGTTTCCTAATAAAGTAGCAGTACATGTTAAAATTGATACAGGGATGGGACGGATAGGTTCACACTTTGAACATGCTGTAGATTTTGTAAAAGAGATCGCTAAATTAGAAAACCTGTTCTTAGAAGGTATATTTACGCATTTCCCTTCTTCTGATGAAGCTGATAAAAGTTTCAGTCTGCTTCAAATAAAGCGGTTCAAAGATATTCTGGATAAACTAGAAAACTCAGGAATCTTAATACCTATAAGGCACATGGCAAACAGCGGAGCCATTCTCTCTGAAAATATTCATGACAGTTTTTTTGATATGGTCCGCCCGGGCTTAATGCTCTATGGGGCATATCCATCGCCTTATGTTTCCAAGGACATCAAGCTTGAACCAGCTTTGACACTAAAAACAAGAGTTGTCTTTATAAAAGATGTGAAACGAGGTTCTACAATCAGCTATGGAAGAACCCACATAACAAAGTCAAAAGCAAGGCTTGCTGCAATACCGGTTGGATATGGTGATGGATACAGCAGATTACTTTCAAACAAGGGAGAGGTGCTGATAAAAGGTAAAAGAGCTCCTATTGTGGGAAGAGTTTGTATGGATCAGTTAATAGTGGATGTAAGTAGAATTTCTGAGGTATGCGTGGGGGATGAGGTTGTTTTAATTGGCAAGCAGGGACGGGGGCAAATAAGTGCTGAGGAAATTGCAGAAAAAATAGGCACAATACCTAATGAAGTATTCTGCATGATTAGTAAAAGAGTGCCGAGAGTATATGGAAAAAATTAG
- a CDS encoding glycosyltransferase encodes MQKRMVSLLPKLNKERYEIVVCSFKSGELQHCLEQSGIPVRIVSRRFKFDPVCIYRLCSIMKKENIDIVHTHCHKPNTTGRFAAKLAGVPVIIANEHNVDSWKSNWQLTLDKWLAAHSDKIIAVSEAVKSFYVKNANISADKFEVVYNGVDLDFWQNNIPAKEMIFKKKAELGLLQGDKVIVAIGRLHPQKGHEYLLRAARKIIPRMKNLKFLIIGDGPMKESLESCSERLGIKENVVFTGKRDDVKDILYLSDISVVSSVREGFSNAVLEAMACGKPVVATDVGGNKEIIIDGKNGFIVSSRDEDALADRILTLAGNEELTIRMGLAAKETVKSFSLSRMIHKTEKLYEELMDKKI; translated from the coding sequence GTGCAGAAAAGAATGGTGTCGCTTTTACCAAAACTCAACAAAGAGAGGTATGAAATTGTCGTATGCAGCTTCAAATCCGGAGAATTGCAGCATTGCCTGGAACAATCTGGAATTCCAGTCCGAATAGTCTCGCGCAGATTCAAGTTTGATCCTGTTTGCATATATAGACTGTGCTCAATCATGAAGAAGGAAAATATTGATATAGTTCATACTCACTGCCACAAACCCAACACTACAGGGAGATTTGCGGCAAAATTAGCAGGTGTGCCTGTTATAATTGCAAATGAGCATAATGTGGATAGTTGGAAAAGCAACTGGCAGCTAACCCTAGACAAATGGCTTGCTGCACACTCCGATAAAATTATTGCAGTATCAGAAGCAGTTAAAAGCTTTTATGTAAAAAATGCTAATATTTCTGCTGATAAATTTGAGGTTGTCTATAATGGAGTGGATTTGGATTTCTGGCAAAATAATATACCTGCAAAGGAAATGATTTTTAAGAAAAAGGCTGAATTGGGCTTATTGCAGGGCGATAAAGTAATAGTAGCTATCGGCCGACTTCATCCGCAAAAGGGACATGAATACTTATTAAGAGCAGCAAGAAAAATAATCCCCAGAATGAAAAACCTAAAGTTTCTGATAATTGGAGATGGTCCAATGAAAGAGAGTTTAGAATCTTGCTCGGAAAGATTAGGCATAAAAGAGAATGTTGTCTTTACAGGTAAAAGAGACGATGTAAAAGATATACTATACCTCTCAGACATTTCAGTAGTTTCGTCTGTCAGAGAAGGGTTCTCAAACGCAGTTTTAGAAGCAATGGCCTGCGGGAAGCCGGTTGTTGCAACAGATGTGGGTGGCAACAAGGAGATTATCATTGATGGGAAAAATGGGTTTATTGTTTCTTCCAGAGATGAAGATGCTCTTGCAGATAGGATACTGACATTAGCTGGCAATGAAGAATTGACTATAAGAATGGGGCTTGCTGCTAAAGAAACTGTCAAAAGTTTTTCTTTAAGCCGGATGATTCACAAAACTGAAAAACTCTATGAAGAGTTGATGGATAAAAAAATATGA
- a CDS encoding lysophospholipid acyltransferase family protein translates to MRHTRQYFLGVTVAVCVRYLPRSLMLFLGNILGDFAFYIIRVRRKQVFKNLRIAFGNQKSEIELKKIARKMYRNLGKTLLEFLQLPRMNGTRIRRIVDTSELCKIAPILKEGKGAILLGAHFGNWELLGAAFGLLGYPVNVIGRLSDNRRIGNTIDRYRRLVGMKVIQKNDPIRKVLRALSNNELVAILMDQNTRKDMIFVDFFGSPAATAKGIAVFALRTGAPVVPAFIVRERKHHRILIGNPIYAHSSENAENDIRKYTAQFSKVIESYIRQYPDQWFWLHNRWKTQPKKLLA, encoded by the coding sequence ATGAGACATACCCGTCAGTATTTTTTGGGAGTAACAGTAGCTGTATGCGTGAGGTATCTGCCTAGAAGTTTAATGCTTTTTTTAGGCAATATTCTTGGAGATTTCGCATTTTACATAATTAGAGTCAGGAGAAAACAGGTTTTTAAAAATCTTAGAATAGCTTTTGGAAATCAGAAGAGTGAAATTGAACTGAAAAAGATAGCAAGAAAGATGTATCGTAATCTTGGAAAGACACTTCTGGAATTTCTGCAGCTTCCTAGAATGAATGGAACAAGAATAAGAAGAATTGTTGATACGTCTGAGCTATGTAAAATAGCCCCCATTCTAAAAGAAGGGAAAGGAGCTATTTTGCTTGGTGCGCATTTTGGAAACTGGGAACTTTTGGGCGCCGCTTTTGGACTTTTGGGATATCCTGTAAATGTAATTGGCAGACTTTCAGATAACAGAAGAATAGGGAATACTATTGACAGGTATAGAAGGCTTGTTGGAATGAAAGTTATTCAGAAGAATGATCCCATTAGAAAGGTGCTTCGCGCACTCAGTAATAATGAACTGGTTGCTATATTAATGGATCAAAATACGAGAAAAGATATGATTTTTGTAGATTTCTTTGGAAGTCCTGCAGCTACTGCAAAAGGAATAGCTGTTTTTGCCCTGAGAACAGGAGCACCAGTTGTTCCAGCTTTTATTGTAAGAGAGAGGAAACACCACAGAATACTTATTGGAAATCCTATATATGCGCATAGTTCTGAAAACGCAGAGAATGATATACGGAAATACACAGCGCAATTTTCTAAGGTTATTGAATCTTATATCAGACAATATCCTGACCAGTGGTTCTGGCTACATAATCGCTGGAAAACCCAGCCTAAAAAACTATTAGCTTAA